The Pseudomonas cavernicola DNA segment GCCCGGTTGCAGCAGCGCCGGCGGGGAGAGGAAGGTCCAGTCCAGTGAGTGTTCTTCGCGCAGCAGTTGCAGGGCCTGGCGTGCGCCCTCCGCACCGTCTCGGTATTTGGCCGGGAAGTCCGGGGTATCGATCAGTTGCAGCCCCGGTGCGACGTACAGGCTGCCGGCACCGCCGACTACCAGCAGGCGCTCCACTCCGGCCTGCTTGACCCCGGCCACGATGGCTTGGCTACCTTGAATAAACAGCGCCCGGATATCCGCCTTGCCCCAGCCTGGGTTGAAGGCGCTGATCACCGCGTCATGCCCGGCGACAGCCTGCGCGACTGCGGCGGCGTCATAGGCATTAACCTTTAGCGCAGTCAGATTGGCGTGTCGCGGCAGCTTCTCCGGGTGCTGGACGATAGCGCTGACCTGATGGCCGCGATTCAAGGCTTCTTGCAGAACTGCTGCGCCAACAAAGCCGCTGGCGCCGATCAGTGCGAGTTTCATGAGCTGTCTCCAAGTGTGGTGATTCGACGGGAAAGATAATCTCAGATGGATAAATGTGAGAAAAATAGGCTAAAAAGGCTTTAACAATTAAGCAGGGCTTAATAATGGAGCAGTTAAAACGTATGGCGGTGTTTGCCACGGTGGTGGACAACGGCTCGATGGTGGCCGCCGCCGAGGTACTGGGCATGACGGCCTCGGCGGTTAGCCAGCAGATCCGTCGGTTGGAGGAGAGCACTCAGA contains these protein-coding regions:
- a CDS encoding NAD(P)-dependent oxidoreductase, whose product is MKLALIGASGFVGAAVLQEALNRGHQVSAIVQHPEKLPRHANLTALKVNAYDAAAVAQAVAGHDAVISAFNPGWGKADIRALFIQGSQAIVAGVKQAGVERLLVVGGAGSLYVAPGLQLIDTPDFPAKYRDGAEGARQALQLLREEHSLDWTFLSPPALLQPGERTGQFRLGGEQLLMNGEAPASISVADLAVALLDETEQPQHRQQRFTVGY